The genomic window AAAAAAACTTAACTATTCTTAACTTCTTAATGGTTCAAAAAAAAACATTAAGAGGAATGTTTAATTATTATTAACTTTCTTTTAGTTAAAAAGTAGCATAGATGAAAAAAACACCAATTCATATAATAATAATTATAATGTTGTTTGCTTCATGCCAATCAAATTACCCCAAGGAACAATCACACATAATAGAAAAGTCTGTCAATCCTTCACCGATGGATAAAACTCTAATGCCAGAACCTGTTTTTGATACCGAACCGGAATTTGTAGAGTTTTACTGGAAAGCATGGGAATTAGCATGGAATCATGTAAAAGAGAGCAAAGGTGCTCCTCAAAGTCCGTATATGGATGAAGCTCACTGGACAAGTACTATTTGGATTTGGGATACAAGTTTTATGATGCACTATTGCAAATATGCTCCTGAACTTTTCCCCGGAATTGAAAGTCTCGATAATTTTTATGCAATTATGCATGATAAGCAAACTTCATCGCTTTTTATTCAACACCCCGACAATCCGCCATTATTCGCCTGGTCGGAGTATGAGTATTTTAAATTAACCGGCGATACTACGCGTTTGAGAAAAGTGCTGATAGAAAGACAATATCTGCAAAAGCATTATTACTTATTCGACAACTTTGAACCAGACACTAAATATCCTTATGCAGGAGCTCCGGTGAAAATAAAAAAACACCCAAATGGTTATCAATGGGGAGGAGTGCAAAGCGGAATGGATAATACTCCTCGTGGACGAGGTGATGAAGATTCAATTTTGTGGATTGATGCTATTGCGCAACAGGCTTTATCGGCATATTACATAAAAGAGATTGCATCTGTTCTTAAACAAAATGATATAGTACAGGAATATTCTAATAAATACAAAAAACAAAAAGAGCTCATCAATCGGTATTATTGGAATAGCGAAGATGGAATTTATTACGATATAAAAGTTAATTCGCCATACGAGCATGTAGCAGTAAAAACACCTGCTGCATATTGGCCTATGCTTGCTCTTACACCCGGTGTAAATCAAGCTGAATTATTGGCTGGACATATTGAAAATAAAAAAGTATTTGGAGGAGTTTTTCCATTACCATCAGTGTCGCGAGATGATAAGGATTTTGAGTCAAAAGGGAAATACTGGCGCGGTGGAATTTGGCTGCCAACTGCCTATATGTCGATAAAGGCATTGGAAAAATACGGATATTTTGAACTGGCTGATAAAACTTCATATAATCTTATCAAACAGATGCTGAAGACTTATAAAGAAGTAGAACCCCATACAATCTGGGAGTGTTACAGCCCAACAGAAGCCAAACCGAGTACAATGAAAAAAAACGAAAAGTATTCACGTCAGGATTTTTGTGGATGGTCGGCTTTAGGCCCAATTTCGCTTTTTATTGAAAATGTATTGGGCTTTCACGAAATAGATGCCACAGAAAAAAGAGTTGTATGGCGGAAATATCAAAAAGGAAGGCATGGTATTAAAGGATTGAGGTTTGGTACTGTTGTAACTGATATTATTAGCGAAGGCGATAAAATTATGATAGTAAGCAATGAGCCATATACATTAGTGGTGAATACAAAGGAATATGTTGTGAAAAATGGTAAAACAATATTGCAATGGATCGAATAAAAAAAAGTTTAGTTTTATCGGTATTAGTTATTGGAATTTTTCAGATAACTAATGCTCAGGTAAATGTTAGTAATGAGCTTTATAACTTAAATACGGCTCTGCAGTCGCGTTCTATATCTTTTGAAAATCCTACAGGTGAACCCGGAGAGGGAGGTAAAGACGCAAGCGAGTTGGGAGTAGGACGAAAAGGAGCTCCCCGAAAATTGATAGAACCCGGGGAAACAGTTGTTTTGTGCGATATAAATCAGTCAGGTACAATCAGACATATTTGGATGACAGGAGAATGGATGGATCATCCGTGGCTTAAAGAAAAGGGAGAAAGTGGCAGAGCTAAATTGTTGCGTACTACAGTGATCAGAGCTTATTGGGATGGTCAGGAACATCCGAGTATAGAAGCTCCAATAGGCGATTTTATGGGGATAGCACACGCTAAGGTTACATCGTATCAGAGTGCAGTGCATTCGGTTGGAGAAAAGGCAGCACTCAATTTTTGGTTGCCAATGCCGTTCACCTCTAATGCTAAAATTACCCTTACAAATGAATCTGAAATGTCGTTTTATTTCTATTATCAGATAGATTATACAATTAACGACCAACACAAAGATGATGTGGGACGTTTACACACATGTTTTAAAAGAGAAATTACAACTCAAAAAAATGACTTTGAACTTATGCCAAAACGTACAGGCAAAGGCAGGTTTATTGGAGCAGTAGTTGGAGTGCGAACTATGTATCCCGGTTGGTGGGGTGAAGGAGAAGTGAAAATCTATATGGATGGAGATAATGAGAACCCTACTATTTGTGGAACGGGAAGCGAAGATTATGTTGGACTTTCATACGGAATTCAGGAAGCTACATTTTTAAATCACGGTTGTAATTTGAATTATATGTCGGAGAAGAAAGTGAATGTTAAGGACTATAAAAGCGGAAAAATAAGAAAGTTTAATCCCGAATATATATCTATGTATCGTTGGCATATACCTGACCCGGTATACTGGAAGCAGGATTGTAGAGTTGCAATTCAACAAATAGGATGTTGTTATTACGAACGAAGCGATGATTGGTCGACTGCCACATTTTGGTACGAAGCTGTACCGAGTGAACCATTGCCCGAAATGCCTTCGGCAGAAGAGAGGGTGAGGAATTTGGAAGAGATGTTTGGAGGTTGAATTTAGGTAAGGATAATATGTAAAAGCAAAATATTTAAGCCAATTTTAGGATGAAGAGATTAATAGAGTCAAGCTTACTAAGATTATTCATTTTATCAGTTTTAGTACTGAGTATAAATTCTTGTTCCAACCCCGGGGATTCAAATGATAGAATATCCGAGCTTATATCCCAAATGACCTTAGAAGAAAAAGTATCTCTTCTGGGAGGTATGGATGGGATGCGAACAAATGCAATCCCTCGTTTAGGAATACGAACACTAAATATGCTCAATGGTCCAAATGGAGTAGGAGGAGATCCCGGAACAGCATTTCCAACAGGTGTGGCTATGGCAGCAACCTGGAACGAAGATTTGATGCACAGGATAGGTGTAGCTATTGGCAATGAATCACGAGCTAAAAAAGCCGACATATTATTAGGCCCTACCGTAAATATTCAGCGCATGCCTCTTGGTGGACGAAATTTCGAGAGTTATTCCGAAGATCCGTTTCTTTCGGGCAGACTTGGAGTAAACTTTGTTAAGGGAGTTCAGGAACTTGGAGTGGCCACTTCGTTGAAACACTTTATATTAAACAACCAGGAATTGTCACGGGGTAGCTATAGTGCAGAAGTTGACGAACGTGCATTGCGCGAAATTTATTTGCCTGCTTTCGAAATGGTTGTAAAAGAGGCTAAACCCATGACTATTATGTCGGCATACAACAAATTTAGAGGGGTGCATTGTACCGAAAATGAGTATATTCTAAATGATATTTTAAGAGAAGAATGGGGATTTGAAGGTTTTATAATGAGCGATTGGGATGCAGTGCATTCTACTGTTGAGGCTTCACATGCCGGATTGGATTTGGAAATGCCCGGAAAACCAAAATTCTTTAATGAAAAATTGGTGACAGCAGTAAAAGAAGGAAAGGTTAGTGAGGAAGAAATAGATGAAAAAGTTGCAAGGATATTAAATATTTATGAGAAAATAGGAGTATTTAGTGATGAAGAAAGTCTGCCAAAAGGTAAGTTAAATACTGTAGAGCATCAGGAGTTAGCTGCACAAACAGCACGTGAGGCAATAGTATTGCTTAAAAATGAAAATGCTATTTTACCTTTGGATAAGGGTAACATTAAAAAAATTGCAGTGCTCGGACCTAATGCAAGTGTAAATCGTAAGGGAGGGGGAGGAAGTTCGGAGGTAAAACCTTTTTATTCGGTTTCGCCAATTGAAGGACTAAAAAGCAAACTCGGCAATGAAGTTGAGTTGCTATTTGACGAGGGAACAAAACCCGCGATAGAAGATTATATTGCAATACCATCTAAATATTTGATTAGCGAAGATGGTGAGCCCGGATTAAAAGCCGATTTTTTTAATAATGAATATGTAAGTGGAAAAGCCGTAGTTACCAGAATAGATGAAAATATAGATTTTCATTGGGGACAAAAATCACCGGATAAAAAAATTCAGGTAGATCGTTTTTCGGCACGTTGGACCGGGAAGTTGATAGCTCCGCTAACAGGGAAAATAAGAATAGGAGTAAAGAGTAATGACGGTGGGTATTTGTACATCAACAATAGATTGCTTGTTAATAACTGGGGGATGCATGGTCCTCATCAGAAAAGTACTGAACTCGATGTTGTGAAAGGTGAGAAATATGATATTAAGGTTGAATATTACGAAGGAGGTAATAATGCTGAAGTAAAATTGGGTTGGCAATTGACAGAACCAAAAACAACAATAAGCAAACAAGCTGTAGAGTATGCAAAAAACGCCGATGTGGTTCTTTTGTTTGTAGGTTTGAATAAAGAATTTGAAGGTGAGGGATTCGATCGTTCAAGTATGGATATGCCTGGTGATCAAGACGAGTTGATTAGAGCTGTTTCGGCTGTAAATAAAAATACAATTGTAATAATAAACGGAGGTAATCCTGTTAGTATGACAAAATGGATTGATGGAGTTGATGGGATAATTCAGGCATGGTATCTGGGGCAGGAAACCGGAAATGCTCTAAGTGATGTTTTGTTTGGCGATTATAACCCTTCGGGGAAATTACCTGTTACCTTCCCTAAAAAATATGAGGATAATCCGGCTTTTCCCTATTATCAAAAAGTACAGAATAAGGCAATTATGGAGGAAGGAATTTATGTGGGATATCGTTATTATGATTCTAAGGGAGTAGAGCCCATGTTTCCATTTGGTTACGGACTTTCATATACAAGTTATGAGTATTCCGATCTGAAAATTGAAAACCTAGGAGATGAAGAGGTAAAAGTTTCATTATCAGTGAAAAATACTGGAAAGTACGATGGTAGTGAGATAGTTCAATTATATGTACACGATATGGAGGCGAGTGTTGATAGACCTCTTAAAGAGTTAAAAGGATTCTCTAAAGTTCAGTTGAACTCTGGAGAAACAAAAGAAGTTTCAATAAAATTAGATAAACGTGCTTTTGCATTTTATGATATAGAAGCTAAAGAGTGGGTTGCCGAACCCGGTGATTTTGAAATATTTATTGCTTCAAGTTCAAAAGATATAAGATTGAAAGGTATATTTTCCTTAAAATAGGATTAATACCAATATTGATTCAGGGAAACCGTATCAGTCTGAAATTGTTTATAGAAACATGTTAACATATAATGCATTTTAATTCAAATGCACGAAATGTTATTAGTTGTGATGCAATATATTTGAGTTTTATCAAACTGTATTTTATGCCGACAGAAAATAAAAAAATAAAATATAGCCTATTAATATTTACCATTATTATTGCAGTATTAGCTTCAATTTTACATTATCCTGTACATATTGTTGATGCACTAAGTCTCGAGTCTGCAAAAGGCTTTGATATTCATATTTCGATTTGGAGAATATTGTTTGAACCTTTCTTAGGTCATTTACTTTATTTTAACAGAGGGTTTTACACGTTGGTGGAGATCAAATATGTTTTGTATTGGATTGTTATTATTTTTATTCTCTATTCGATATTTTGGCTATTTGCTAAAAGAATAGCCCTTCAGAAAAGAACTTTCATTGTTGGTCAGGTTTTAAACCTGCCAATGATTGTAGGTTTGTGGTTTACAATATTTGTGGTAATGATTTTAATGAGTGTTTATTTACCTTCAAATACCATCGTTAATAACAGTAATGATAATATTTTGGTAACAACACATTCTCATACTCAATTTAGTCATGACGGTATAATTTCTCAGGAGAATTTATGGGAATGGCATAAGCGAAACGGCTTTGATGCTTTCTTTATAACGGACCACAATACACATGAAAAAACTATTGATTTTATAAATGAACAAAGAAATGGTGATTTTCCTATGACACCTTTGGTGTTGGGGGGAGAAGAGTTCTCAGGAACAAATCATTTAAGCTTATTAGGGCTTAAAAGAAAATTCGACACTCATGGTTATTCCGATTCACAGGCAATAGATTCAACCCGTGCAAATAATGGGGTTGTAGTTGTAAATCATTGGTTTGATGATGAAAATATGAGTCTGGAGTATTATAAAGATTTGGGTGTTGATGGATTTGAAATAGAAAACACTGCCACTGATTTATTTTATCCCAGAGACTTAAATAGTAAAATAGCCGGTTTCTGTACAGTTAATGGATTGATGATGAATGGTGGTGCAGATTTTCATGGCTATGGTAATGTTTGTTCGTTATGGAATGCATTTAAATTACCGGGTTGGGATGAATTGAGTGTTGATGCGAAGGAATTGGCAATACTGAATATTATTAAGAAAAGAGAACAAGATAAACTTAAGGTTCTGATGTATAACGACAGGCCATACTATGCAAAGACTGGTATGTTTTGGAGACCTGTTATTTCATTCTTTAATTATTTCAGGACATTGAATGTTTGGCAATTTTTATCTTGGGTGTTCTGGATATTCATATTTATGAGTGTAGATAAATTACGAAAGTTAATTTTTACAGATAAAGCTATTGCTGTTTTAAGTTTTGTCAGTGCATTGTTTTTATTAATACTCGCATTAAATTACTATCTCGAAATAGAGGAAGTAGCAGGTAGTGATAACGATATTTATATTGAATATAGCACTTTCCTGTTTTATTCCGGAACAGCGTTTTTAGTATATTCGGGAATTATAGTTTATTTAAGAATAGTCAGAGATAAATTTAATATTAGGAAAATATAACAGGATGATATTTACGCAGAGGCAATTTATATGCTCCTTTGTATTACAACTGTATTATGAAAAAATGGATCAGAAACATACTAATTACTGCTATTCTGATATTAACTATCGTGTACTTCTATTGGATATTACCTGTATGGGGAGTTCCGTTTAATAGTCAACGACATGAAAAACTACCCTTAACACCGTCCTGGGTATTGGAAAACTGGCTTTGGGAAGATGATGTAAATACTTCGGCCTATATTGATGAATTATTACAAGGTTATAAAGAACACGATATCCCTGTTAGGACCATAATTTTAGATAGTCCCTGGTCACTGCGTTATAACGATTTTGAAATTGATACCATTCGATATCCCCAACCTGAAAAATGGTTTAAAAATCTGCAGGATAATGATTATAGAGTTGTACTCTGGATGACTTCCCTAATAAACAGCAATAGTAAGGATAGCAGGATTAATGATTCTGAAGAGTGGTACAATCGAATTAAAGAGAAGGGGTATCTGGTAAAATCCAAACATCTTAATCACTGGTGGAAAGGCGATGGTGGCTTTCTCGATTACAGTAACCCGGAGGCGGTAAAATGGTGGCGATCAAAGCAGCAAAAGCTATTCGATTACGGAATAGACGGGTGGAAACTCGATGGTGCAGCAACTTTGTTTTATTCGAAAATTGCAGGTCTTCCATTTTTCTATAAGGATAGCAAGGAGGGGCTTATGACTACAAGAAAGTATATGGACTTGTATTATCGCGAAGAATATAAGCACGGACTTACACAAAATCCGGAATTTGTAACTCTTTCGAGGGCTATAGATGGATTGTATGCCCATCCGGAAGGATTTTCTCCTTTTGATTCGTCACCGGTGAATTGGGTTGGAGATCAAAAGCACACGTGGGCTGAGTTGAAAGATGAAAAGGAGAGAGAAGAAGACAATGTTGATTTAGTAATGGAAGGAGCAGAAGGTATTACTATGGCAATAGAACATGTGTTGGCGAGTGCCAAACTGGGTTATAATGTTATAGGCTCTGATATTGCCGGATTCTCAGGAAGTAAAATTCCTCCACGTTTATATATTCGTTGGACACAGTTTTCTGCTTTTTGTGGGCTTTTTATGAACGGAGGGCACGGCGAAAGACGACTTTGGAAAAGAAGTAAGGAAGAACTTGAAATAATCAGAAAATTCTCCTGGATGCACACAGAGTTAATTCCTTATATGTATCACTATGTTGTGAGTGCACACAATGGAGAAAGACGCCTGCAGACTGTGATGAACATCGGTAAATATCAATATATGTTTGGCGATGATTTTTTAGTTGCTCCTATTTATATCGACTCCAAAAAACGCAGTGTTTCTCTCCCTGAAGGAGAATGGCGATATTTCTTTAACGATATAGAGTTACTTGAAGGAGGGCTTACTTTTGAACGGGAATATCCTATTGATGAGTTTCCGGTTTACATTAAGGAAGGTGCTATTGTACCTATGAAAATAAGCCGGGCTTATACAAATATTGGAGACAATGAATCAGAGGGTTTTACTACACTATTAATATATCCTAAAGATAAGAACAGCTTTACATATTACCATAGCAATAATAGCGGAGAAACGGAAATATCCTATCGGTTGAAAGATAAGCTATTCGTGAGTATTAATGGAGATAAGATAGCTCATATCCTCAGGATTCATTCCGAGAAAGCCGTTAAAAATGTAATTCTTGATGGAGAAAAATTAGATAAGAAAAACTGGAGTTATGATTCTCAAAATCATAAAATTACAATAAGAACTTCTAATTACACGGAAGGTGAATATGAGATACAATATTAAGGGGGACTTTTTGGTTCTACTACGAATGTTGCAGGAGTTGTGAGTCTAATATCTAAGTACTAAATACTCAGTACTAAATTTACAGTACTAAGTACTTTTCCCGTAAGATGGTGGCTTGAAAAAAAAGGTTTCTTATCGATTAGTAAATTAGGTTAACATATAATGTAATTCAAATAATATAAAAGAATACTCAAGAGAAGTCTGAATTTATATTTGAATATGTAGTAATAGTGACTCTTTTGTCCCAAAAAGAATAATTTATGAAACGAAACCATATTTTAATACTGTTGATATTCTATATATTCTTTGTAATATCTTTTTTGACAAATATAATGGGGGCACTGCTCCCGGAGATAAGAAGCGATTTTCAGATGAGCCTGTCCATGGCTGCTTTCCTTCCTTTTTCTTTTTTTGCTGCTTATGGTGTTATGTCAATTCCTGTGGGGATGGTTTTAGAAAAATCGGATGAGAAAACAGTAATGATAATTGCTTTTTTAGCCTCACTTATCGGAGCATTAACTTTTAGTGCTTTTCCGGGGTTTAAAACAGCAATATTTTCTTTATTCCTTATTGGAGCAGGAATGGCAGCATTACAGGTCGCCATTAATCCTCTTTTGAGAACAGCCGGAGGTGAAGAGAATTTTGCTTTTAACTCTGTAATTGCACAGTTGGTTTTTGGAGCAGCTTCATTTTTAAGTCCGTTAACTTATACCTATTTGGTTAACGAATTGGAAAGTGGAAATGCAAATCCGAACTTTTTGATAAATACTTTAAAACACCTTGTACCCGAAGATTATTCATGGGTTTCTCTATATTGGATTTTCGCACTTATAAGCTTAGTAACTGCAGTAATATTGTTTTTTGTGAAATTTCCTAAAGTGGAACGCAAAGAAGACGAAGTTGCCGGAGCATGGAAAACACACGTCGAGTTGTTTAAAAACAAAACAGTGATTATGTTTTTCATCGGGATATTTGCCTATGTTGGAACCGAGCAGGGAATTGCAAACTGGATTTCGCAATTTTTGCAAAGCTATCACGGATTAAGTCCCAGGGTAGAAGGAGCCGAAAGTGTTTCGCTTTTTTGGGGAATGTTAACCATAGGCTGCCTTTTAGGTTTGGTTCTATTAAAATTATGGGATGCCCGAAAAGTTCTTAAATTCTTTACAGTATTGGCAATTGCCTCATTGATGTTAGCATTATTAGGAAGTAAAGAGCTTGCCTTAATAGCTTTCCCTTTAACAGGATTCTTTATTTCGGTAATGTGGTCGGTGATATTTTCTTTGGCATTGAATTCTATGGATAAACATCATGGATCGTTTTCCGGAATTCTTGTTACAGGTATTGTAGGAGGAGCTGTTGTACCTTTAATAATTGGCTCTATGGCCGATGTAATTGGTTTGAAATATGCAATGTTTTTTATTTTAATTCCATTGGGCTATATATTTGTTTTAGGGTATTTGGCAAAACCTATAATCTTAAACAAAACATTGAGTGTTAAAGAAATAAAATC from Bacteroidota bacterium includes these protein-coding regions:
- a CDS encoding trehalase family glycosidase; this encodes MKKTPIHIIIIIMLFASCQSNYPKEQSHIIEKSVNPSPMDKTLMPEPVFDTEPEFVEFYWKAWELAWNHVKESKGAPQSPYMDEAHWTSTIWIWDTSFMMHYCKYAPELFPGIESLDNFYAIMHDKQTSSLFIQHPDNPPLFAWSEYEYFKLTGDTTRLRKVLIERQYLQKHYYLFDNFEPDTKYPYAGAPVKIKKHPNGYQWGGVQSGMDNTPRGRGDEDSILWIDAIAQQALSAYYIKEIASVLKQNDIVQEYSNKYKKQKELINRYYWNSEDGIYYDIKVNSPYEHVAVKTPAAYWPMLALTPGVNQAELLAGHIENKKVFGGVFPLPSVSRDDKDFESKGKYWRGGIWLPTAYMSIKALEKYGYFELADKTSYNLIKQMLKTYKEVEPHTIWECYSPTEAKPSTMKKNEKYSRQDFCGWSALGPISLFIENVLGFHEIDATEKRVVWRKYQKGRHGIKGLRFGTVVTDIISEGDKIMIVSNEPYTLVVNTKEYVVKNGKTILQWIE
- a CDS encoding glycoside hydrolase family 172 protein, whose amino-acid sequence is MDRIKKSLVLSVLVIGIFQITNAQVNVSNELYNLNTALQSRSISFENPTGEPGEGGKDASELGVGRKGAPRKLIEPGETVVLCDINQSGTIRHIWMTGEWMDHPWLKEKGESGRAKLLRTTVIRAYWDGQEHPSIEAPIGDFMGIAHAKVTSYQSAVHSVGEKAALNFWLPMPFTSNAKITLTNESEMSFYFYYQIDYTINDQHKDDVGRLHTCFKREITTQKNDFELMPKRTGKGRFIGAVVGVRTMYPGWWGEGEVKIYMDGDNENPTICGTGSEDYVGLSYGIQEATFLNHGCNLNYMSEKKVNVKDYKSGKIRKFNPEYISMYRWHIPDPVYWKQDCRVAIQQIGCCYYERSDDWSTATFWYEAVPSEPLPEMPSAEERVRNLEEMFGG
- a CDS encoding glycoside hydrolase family 3 C-terminal domain-containing protein, whose protein sequence is MKRLIESSLLRLFILSVLVLSINSCSNPGDSNDRISELISQMTLEEKVSLLGGMDGMRTNAIPRLGIRTLNMLNGPNGVGGDPGTAFPTGVAMAATWNEDLMHRIGVAIGNESRAKKADILLGPTVNIQRMPLGGRNFESYSEDPFLSGRLGVNFVKGVQELGVATSLKHFILNNQELSRGSYSAEVDERALREIYLPAFEMVVKEAKPMTIMSAYNKFRGVHCTENEYILNDILREEWGFEGFIMSDWDAVHSTVEASHAGLDLEMPGKPKFFNEKLVTAVKEGKVSEEEIDEKVARILNIYEKIGVFSDEESLPKGKLNTVEHQELAAQTAREAIVLLKNENAILPLDKGNIKKIAVLGPNASVNRKGGGGSSEVKPFYSVSPIEGLKSKLGNEVELLFDEGTKPAIEDYIAIPSKYLISEDGEPGLKADFFNNEYVSGKAVVTRIDENIDFHWGQKSPDKKIQVDRFSARWTGKLIAPLTGKIRIGVKSNDGGYLYINNRLLVNNWGMHGPHQKSTELDVVKGEKYDIKVEYYEGGNNAEVKLGWQLTEPKTTISKQAVEYAKNADVVLLFVGLNKEFEGEGFDRSSMDMPGDQDELIRAVSAVNKNTIVIINGGNPVSMTKWIDGVDGIIQAWYLGQETGNALSDVLFGDYNPSGKLPVTFPKKYEDNPAFPYYQKVQNKAIMEEGIYVGYRYYDSKGVEPMFPFGYGLSYTSYEYSDLKIENLGDEEVKVSLSVKNTGKYDGSEIVQLYVHDMEASVDRPLKELKGFSKVQLNSGETKEVSIKLDKRAFAFYDIEAKEWVAEPGDFEIFIASSSKDIRLKGIFSLK
- a CDS encoding PHP domain-containing protein, coding for MPTENKKIKYSLLIFTIIIAVLASILHYPVHIVDALSLESAKGFDIHISIWRILFEPFLGHLLYFNRGFYTLVEIKYVLYWIVIIFILYSIFWLFAKRIALQKRTFIVGQVLNLPMIVGLWFTIFVVMILMSVYLPSNTIVNNSNDNILVTTHSHTQFSHDGIISQENLWEWHKRNGFDAFFITDHNTHEKTIDFINEQRNGDFPMTPLVLGGEEFSGTNHLSLLGLKRKFDTHGYSDSQAIDSTRANNGVVVVNHWFDDENMSLEYYKDLGVDGFEIENTATDLFYPRDLNSKIAGFCTVNGLMMNGGADFHGYGNVCSLWNAFKLPGWDELSVDAKELAILNIIKKREQDKLKVLMYNDRPYYAKTGMFWRPVISFFNYFRTLNVWQFLSWVFWIFIFMSVDKLRKLIFTDKAIAVLSFVSALFLLILALNYYLEIEEVAGSDNDIYIEYSTFLFYSGTAFLVYSGIIVYLRIVRDKFNIRKI
- a CDS encoding TIM-barrel domain-containing protein — protein: MKKWIRNILITAILILTIVYFYWILPVWGVPFNSQRHEKLPLTPSWVLENWLWEDDVNTSAYIDELLQGYKEHDIPVRTIILDSPWSLRYNDFEIDTIRYPQPEKWFKNLQDNDYRVVLWMTSLINSNSKDSRINDSEEWYNRIKEKGYLVKSKHLNHWWKGDGGFLDYSNPEAVKWWRSKQQKLFDYGIDGWKLDGAATLFYSKIAGLPFFYKDSKEGLMTTRKYMDLYYREEYKHGLTQNPEFVTLSRAIDGLYAHPEGFSPFDSSPVNWVGDQKHTWAELKDEKEREEDNVDLVMEGAEGITMAIEHVLASAKLGYNVIGSDIAGFSGSKIPPRLYIRWTQFSAFCGLFMNGGHGERRLWKRSKEELEIIRKFSWMHTELIPYMYHYVVSAHNGERRLQTVMNIGKYQYMFGDDFLVAPIYIDSKKRSVSLPEGEWRYFFNDIELLEGGLTFEREYPIDEFPVYIKEGAIVPMKISRAYTNIGDNESEGFTTLLIYPKDKNSFTYYHSNNSGETEISYRLKDKLFVSINGDKIAHILRIHSEKAVKNVILDGEKLDKKNWSYDSQNHKITIRTSNYTEGEYEIQY
- a CDS encoding MFS transporter — encoded protein: MKRNHILILLIFYIFFVISFLTNIMGALLPEIRSDFQMSLSMAAFLPFSFFAAYGVMSIPVGMVLEKSDEKTVMIIAFLASLIGALTFSAFPGFKTAIFSLFLIGAGMAALQVAINPLLRTAGGEENFAFNSVIAQLVFGAASFLSPLTYTYLVNELESGNANPNFLINTLKHLVPEDYSWVSLYWIFALISLVTAVILFFVKFPKVERKEDEVAGAWKTHVELFKNKTVIMFFIGIFAYVGTEQGIANWISQFLQSYHGLSPRVEGAESVSLFWGMLTIGCLLGLVLLKLWDARKVLKFFTVLAIASLMLALLGSKELALIAFPLTGFFISVMWSVIFSLALNSMDKHHGSFSGILVTGIVGGAVVPLIIGSMADVIGLKYAMFFILIPLGYIFVLGYLAKPIILNKTLSVKEIKSIIFSKIKKAA